The Lycium ferocissimum isolate CSIRO_LF1 chromosome 10, AGI_CSIRO_Lferr_CH_V1, whole genome shotgun sequence genome window below encodes:
- the LOC132034533 gene encoding cation/calcium exchanger 1, whose product MMHIFPFHFKPRSALSIILNTSFLFLLLLYTLTSNGFSQSQRHIHLSKTNNDCSDLHKHSDSQSKCAYIKANSSCSGKGYLNYLEFFYCTLGWFPQLGYCLLLVWLVLLFYLLGNTAAEYFCPSAEGLSKVMNLSPAIAGTTLLPLGNGANDVFSSIISFTRSSSGSVGLNSVLGGALFISCFVVGVISILVSTTQGLTIDKPSFIRDVLFIIFSLSCLLGIVVFGGVTLWIAICFSCIYVLYICVVCAMHFFSKREAVKNVNSPTNSIPATSMYLGKEDEYIGVPLLGCIDEEKGSASRPSEEQAAQVNCSSSCCKFLNHFLGVLELPLYLPRRLTIPVVSEESWSKPMAVISVTLAPILAATVLSTPRESMNSRASLAIGMISVFVGLILGNLAFLSTKRSSPPTKCLFIWLLGGFVMSTTWTYMLAQELVSMLVSFGYILGINPSILGLTVLAWGNSTGDLISNVAMALNGGKDGVQMAISACYAGPLFNTLIGLGVSLVLASWWEYPTPYVVPKGPFLCETLGFLVVGLLWALVILPKRNMQPDHSLGVGLLAIYFCFLFLRFTKGF is encoded by the coding sequence ATGATGCATATTTTTCCATTCCATTTCAAGCCCAGATCAGCTCTTTCTATAATCCTCAACACCTCTTTCCTCTTTCTACTCTTGCTTTACACTCTCACTTCCAACGGTTTTAGCCAATCCCAAAGACACATACATTTATCAAAGACTAATAATGACTGCTCCGACTTACATAAACATAGTGATTCACAATCTAAATGTGCCTACATAAAAGCAAACAGTTCTTGCTCTGGAAAAGGGTATTTGAATTATCTTGAGTTCTTCTACTGCACCTTAGGCTGGTTTCCACAACTAGGATACTGTCTCCTACTTGTATggcttgttttgttgttttatttgTTGGGTAATACAGCAGCTGAGTACTTCTGCCCTTCTGCAGAAGGCTTATCCAAAGTCATGAATCTTTCCCCTGCGATAGCTGGAACGACTCTTCTCCCTCTAGGAAATGGGGCTAATGATGTCTTCTCTAGTATCATCTCCTTCACGCGATCCAGCAGTGGCAGCGTTGGGCTTAACAGTGTCTTAGGGGGTGCATTATTCATTTCTTGTTTCGTCGTGGGAGTCATAAGTATACTCGTGTCGACTACCCAAGGCCTAACCATTGATAAGCCAAGTTTCATTAGAGATGTGTTGTTCATCATATTCTCACTATCATGTCTCCTTGGGATCGTTGTTTTCGGGGGGGTTACTTTATGGATAGCAATATGTTTCTCTTGTATTTATGTCCTTTACATTTGTGTGGTTTGCGCTATGCATTTCTTTAGTAAGAGGGAAGCAGTTAAAAATGTAAATTCACCTACCAATTCTATTCCTGCTACGAGTATGTACCTCGGCAAAGAAGATGAATATATTGGGgtaccattgttagggtgtaTTGATGAGGAAAAGGGTTCCGCATCACGTCCTAGTGAGGAACAAGCAGCACAAGTAAATTGCTCATCATCTTGCTGCAAATTCTTAAATCATTTTCTTGGTGTTTTGGAACTGCCCCTTTACTTGCCAAGAAGGCTGACCATCCCTGTTGTTAGTGAGGAAAGTTGGTCCAAGCCAATGGCTGTAATTTCAGTAACGTTGGCACCAATTCTTGCAGCAACCGTTCTAAGCACTCCAAGAGAAAGCATGAATTCCAGAGCAAGCTTAGCCATTGGCATGATATCAGTTTTTGTAGGGCTTATTCTAGGGAATCTTGCATTTTTGTCTACAAAAAGATCTAGTCCTCCAACGAAATGCTTGTTTATTTGGCTTCTTGGAGGGTTTGTTATGAGTACTACATGGACATATATGCTTGCCCAAGAATTGGTCTCGATGCTAGTCTCATTTGGATATATTCTAGGGATAAACCCTTCAATTTTAGGACTCACAGTCCTAGCTTGGGGTAACTCAACTGGGGATCTGATATCCAATGTTGCCATGGCATTGAATGGTGGAAAAGATGGGGTGCAAATGGCGATATCGGCTTGTTATGCAGGACCACTATTCAATACCTTGATTGGTTTAGGGGTATCCCTTGTGCTTGCATCATGGTGGGAGTATCCAACTCCCTACGTGGTTCCAAAAGGTCCTTTCCTCTGTGAAACTTTGGGATTTCTTGTTGTGGGCTTACTATGGGCTCTTGTCATTTTGCCTAAGAGAAATATGCAACCTGATCACTCTCTTGGTGTTGGACTTCTCGCAATTTACTTCTGCTTCTTGTTTCTAAGGTTTACAAAAGGTTTCTAG